The proteins below are encoded in one region of Ferruginibacter lapsinanis:
- a CDS encoding IS3 family transposase (programmed frameshift): protein MEKKQKQSTENFIKDIRRRTRRLFTSEQKILIVMEALRGESSTAEICRKHGINQALFYKWNKEFMEAGKKRLNGDTTREATSDEVTELRKENQRLKEMVADLMLRYDIVKKSNHLGVSEKYQRRMRLSVAEKEEIIQLVERSELGVNRTLVQLGINKSTFYNWYKAYLDKGANGLESKRATRQRWNTIPQSEKNLVVEIALEYAELSPRELSCKLSDVKGIFISESSVYRILKAKGLITSPSHILLAAGNEFSQKTCFVHEMWQTDFTYFKILGWGWYYLSTVLDDYSRFIVHWELCKTMKTEDVQRTVNRALEASELPNEFRPKLLSDNGACYIASELKIFLQNKKMKLLHGRPNHPQTQGKIERYHRSMKNVVKLDNYYCPEELEASLTAFVHYYNHERYHESLGNVTPADVYYGRQEEIFKYRQRIKMLTLQRRRQNYLRQKIAS, encoded by the exons ATGGAAAAGAAACAAAAACAGTCCACAGAAAACTTCATTAAAGACATCCGTCGCAGGACTAGGCGATTGTTCACCTCCGAACAAAAGATCCTTATAGTTATGGAAGCACTACGAGGTGAAAGCTCTACCGCAGAGATATGTCGTAAACATGGGATTAACCAGGCATTGTTTTACAAATGGAATAAAGAGTTCATGGAAGCAGGTAAGAAACGCCTTAATGGTGATACTACTCGTGAAGCTACTAGTGACGAAGTAACTGAACTACGTAAAGAGAATCAAAGGTTAAAAGAAATGGTAGCTGATCTGATGCTCCGCTATGACATTGTAAAAAAAAGC AACCATCTTGGAGTAAGCGAAAAATATCAACGTCGTATGAGATTATCAGTAGCAGAAAAGGAGGAAATCATTCAATTGGTTGAACGTTCAGAACTGGGAGTAAACAGAACTTTGGTACAGTTGGGGATCAACAAGAGTACGTTTTACAATTGGTACAAAGCTTATTTGGATAAGGGTGCTAATGGCCTTGAATCAAAACGTGCTACCCGGCAACGCTGGAATACGATACCACAGTCTGAAAAGAATCTTGTAGTGGAGATTGCGCTGGAATATGCCGAGTTATCACCCAGAGAATTATCCTGTAAACTCAGTGATGTAAAAGGAATATTCATATCAGAATCCAGCGTGTACCGGATTTTGAAGGCCAAAGGGTTAATCACCAGCCCTTCACATATTTTGTTAGCAGCAGGAAATGAATTTAGTCAAAAGACCTGCTTTGTTCATGAAATGTGGCAAACAGATTTTACTTACTTCAAGATATTGGGATGGGGATGGTATTATCTGAGTACAGTACTGGATGATTACAGCCGTTTTATTGTTCATTGGGAACTCTGTAAGACAATGAAAACAGAGGATGTACAACGAACAGTTAATAGAGCCCTGGAGGCTTCAGAGTTGCCAAATGAGTTCAGGCCAAAGTTATTATCGGACAATGGAGCTTGCTATATCGCATCAGAACTCAAAATCTTTTTACAAAACAAGAAAATGAAACTTTTACATGGCAGGCCCAATCATCCGCAAACACAAGGGAAAATTGAACGTTATCATCGGTCAATGAAAAACGTTGTTAAGTTGGATAATTACTACTGCCCTGAAGAACTGGAAGCATCATTAACGGCTTTTGTACACTACTATAATCATGAACGCTATCATGAGTCTCTTGGGAATGTCACACCGGCAGATGTTTATTACGGAAGGCAAGAAGAGATTTTTAAATACAGGCAAAGAATAAAAATGCTAACGCTTCAAAGAAGAAGGCAAAATTATTTAAGACAAAAAATAGCATCTTAA